In the genome of Populus alba chromosome 11, ASM523922v2, whole genome shotgun sequence, one region contains:
- the LOC118063398 gene encoding cysteine-rich receptor-like protein kinase 29 isoform X1, with translation MGAFGVYPLCMIRYSNRSIFGVVDEQPSFYQANPQNVLDVTLFNQALQTLFARLGAKAASGDSLKKFATGNQNAGDETVYAIVQCTPDLSEGQCSSCLLNLFRMMTNCCDGEVQGKIGAKLIRPSCNLRWEIGQFFNGTLEILPSPPPPQISSRPSLPAPAQGTKSNTARIIVITVVPAVGAVILVICVCLFIRTRKQREKERIETCSTFEAVDEIESAESLQFAFSTIRDATEDFSEKNKLGQGGFGAVYKGMLADGQAIAVKKLSSNSGQGEVEFKNEVRLLAKLHHRNLVRLLGFCLEGTEKLLIYEFVPNSSLDQFIHDPNKRFILDWDKRYKIIEGIARGILYLHQDSQLRIIHRDLKPSNILLDGNMNAKISDFGMAKLMKTDQTHDAASRIAGTFGYIAPEYARQRQFSVKSDVFSFGVLVLEIVSGQKPSFRDGDDIEHLMSHAWRRWREGAALDLIDPILRNDSTAAMMRCIHIGLLCVQENVADRPTMASVVLMLSNSSFTLQIPSKPAFFISRRTYQPASSLISYTSRMTQSQLETVPPSKNEISITELDPR, from the exons ATGGGGGCATTTGGAGTTTATCCACTCTGTATGATACGATACTCAAACAGATCTATATTCGGTGTTGTGGATGAACAACCATCTTTCTACCAGGCGAATCCACAGAATGTTTTGGATGTAACTCTATTTAATCAGGCACTCCAAACATTATTTGCCAGACTTGGAGCCAAAGCTGCATCAGGGGACTCTTTAAAGAAGTTCGCCACTGGAAACCAAAATGCTGGAGATGAAACAGTATATGCTATTGTTCAATGCACGCCTGACTTGTCTGAGGGGCAGTGCTCCAGTTGCCTGCTTAACCTTTTTCGGATGATGACAAACTGTTGTGATGGGGAAGTACAAGGGAAGATTGGAGCTAAACTCATAAGACCAAGCTGCAATTTGAGGTGGGAGATTGGACAGTTTTTTAATGGTACACTTGAGATATTACcatcacctccaccaccacaaaTATCATCGCGTCCATCTCTTCCTGCACCAGCACAAG GAACGAAGAGCAACACAGCTCGGATCATTGTCATTACTGTTGTCCCAGCTGTCGGTGCTGTGATACTCGTCATCTGCGTCTGCCTATTCATAAGAACACGAAAgcaaagggaaaaggaaaggattGAAA CTTGTTCAACTTTTGAAGCTGTAGACGAAATAGAAAGTGCAGAATCATTGCAATTCGCATTCAGCACCATTCGAGATGCAACAGAGGACTTTTCGGAGAAAAATAAGCTGGGACAAGGTGGATTTGGTGCTGTTTACAAG GGTATGCTTGCAGACGGACAAGCTATAGCTGTAAAGAAATTATCAAGTAATTCTGGGCAAGGAGAAGTTGAATTTAAGAATGAGGTACGGCTACTAGCCAAACTTCATCACCGGAATCTTGTTAGGTTACTGGGGTTCTGCTTGGAAGGAACAGAAAAGCTTCTAATCTACGAGTTTGTGCCTAATTCAAGTCTCGATCAATTTATACATG ATCCAAACAAACGATTCATCCTGGATTGGGATAAGCGCTACAAAATCATAGAAGGCATAGCTAGAGGGATTCTGTACCTGCATCAAGATTCTCAGCTCCGGATTATTCATCGTGATCTCAAGCCTAGCAACATTCTGTTAGACGGAAACATGAATGCTAAAATTTCGGATTTTGGAATGGCAAAGTTAATGAAAACTGATCAAACTCATGATGCTGCATCGAGGATCGCTGGAACCTT TGGCTATATTGCTCCAGAGTATGCAAGGCAAAGACAGTTCTCGGTCAAGTCAGATGTGTTTAGTTTTGGAGTGCTAGTCTTGGAGATTGTGAGCGGTCAAAAACCTAGTTTCCGCGATGGAGATGACATAGAGCACCTTATGAGCCAT GCATGGAGACGTTGGAGGGAAGGGGCTGCTTTAGATCTTATAGATCCCATTTTGAGGAACGACTCAACAGCTGCAATGATGAGATGCATCCACATAGGGTTACTCTGCGTTCAAGAAAATGTAGCTGACAGGCCGACAATGGCTTCAGTTGTTCTGATGCTAAGCAACTCTTCTTTTACTTTACAAATACCTTCTAAACCAGCATTTTTTATTAGCAGAAGAACATATCAACCAGCTTCTTCATTGATCAGCTATACTTCAAGGATGACGCAATCCCAGCTTGAGACTGTCCCACCATCGAAGAATGAGATTTCAATTACTGAGTTAGATCCTCGATAA
- the LOC118063399 gene encoding antimicrobial ginkbilobin-2-like protein: MQRFDSFDYDMNINREHFPFMTSALRFPWTQSMELLIFIIFSTFLLLSSPCHADSNSDLGSQCTEVENATNSSEYQANLSELLNSLVANAPIQNGFYTTTAGKGANKIYGRTQCRGDISATDCAACIKNVTVVQGCANSKDATLWFKWCFLRYSDRSFFGELDQSGMVATYNDTNFEDAKVVSEGLNFTKALASTTPNQPSMFYTAVLDVGQSGKRYGMAQCTRDLSKSDCGKCLDFQLATFLNIVGNKRNWDIHGSICSMWYYDYQFYFNYSTPAAKGGSTRSSPHRVAIGVAFPVLVFLFVL, from the exons ATGCAACGATTTGATAGTTTTGATTATGATATGAACATAAATAGAGAACACTTCCCATTCATGACCTCTGCCCTTCGTTTCCCTTGGACTCAAAGTATGGAATTGTtaatattcattatattttcaacttttctGCTGTTATCTAGCCCTTGCCATGCTGACAGTAATTCCGATCTCGGTTCGCAATGTACTGAAGTTGAGAATGCTACCAATAGCAGTGAATACCAAGCCAATCTGAGCGAGCTGCTGAATTCACTTGTTGCTAATGCGCCTATCCAAAATGGCTTCTACACGACCACAGCAGGTAAAGGTGCTAACAAGATTTATGGCCGTACACAATGCAGAGGTGATATTTCTGCCACAGACTGTGCAGCCTGCATCAAGAATGTTACCGTGGTACAAGGCTGCGCAAACAGTAAAGATGCTACGCTttggtttaagtggtgtttcCTGAGGTATTCAGACCGGAGCTTTTTCGGTGAATTGGATCAATCAGGAATGGTGGCAACTTACAATGACACCAATTTTGAAGATGCAAAAGTGGTTTCTGAAGGACTTAACTTCACAAAAGCGCTTGCTTCTACAACTCCTAACCAGCCTTCGATGTTCTATACCGCAGTATTGGATGTTGGACAGAGTGGGAAGAGGTATGGCATGGCTCAATGCACTAGAGATCTCAGCAAGAGTGACTGTGGCAAGTGCTTGGATTTCCAATTGGcgacatttttaaatattgttggaAATAAGAGAAATTGGGATATTCATGGATCTATTTGCAGCATGTGGTACTATGATTACCAGTTCTACTTCAACTATTCAACACCTGCAGCAAAGGGAG GTTCCACAAGATCCTCACCACATCGAGTTGCAATTGGCGTGGCCTTTCCAGTGCTAGTGTTTCTGTTTGTTCTTTAA
- the LOC118063398 gene encoding cysteine-rich receptor-like protein kinase 29 isoform X2, whose translation MGAFGVYPLCMIRYSNRSIFGVVDEQPSFYQANPQNVLDVTLFNQALQTLFARLGAKAASGDSLKKFATGNQNAGDETVYAIVQCTPDLSEGQCSSCLLNLFRMMTNCCDGEVQGKIGAKLIRPSCNLRWEIGQFFNGTLEILPSPPPPQISSRPSLPAPAQGTKSNTARIIVITVVPAVGAVILVICVCLFIRTRKQREKERIETVDEIESAESLQFAFSTIRDATEDFSEKNKLGQGGFGAVYKGMLADGQAIAVKKLSSNSGQGEVEFKNEVRLLAKLHHRNLVRLLGFCLEGTEKLLIYEFVPNSSLDQFIHDPNKRFILDWDKRYKIIEGIARGILYLHQDSQLRIIHRDLKPSNILLDGNMNAKISDFGMAKLMKTDQTHDAASRIAGTFGYIAPEYARQRQFSVKSDVFSFGVLVLEIVSGQKPSFRDGDDIEHLMSHAWRRWREGAALDLIDPILRNDSTAAMMRCIHIGLLCVQENVADRPTMASVVLMLSNSSFTLQIPSKPAFFISRRTYQPASSLISYTSRMTQSQLETVPPSKNEISITELDPR comes from the exons ATGGGGGCATTTGGAGTTTATCCACTCTGTATGATACGATACTCAAACAGATCTATATTCGGTGTTGTGGATGAACAACCATCTTTCTACCAGGCGAATCCACAGAATGTTTTGGATGTAACTCTATTTAATCAGGCACTCCAAACATTATTTGCCAGACTTGGAGCCAAAGCTGCATCAGGGGACTCTTTAAAGAAGTTCGCCACTGGAAACCAAAATGCTGGAGATGAAACAGTATATGCTATTGTTCAATGCACGCCTGACTTGTCTGAGGGGCAGTGCTCCAGTTGCCTGCTTAACCTTTTTCGGATGATGACAAACTGTTGTGATGGGGAAGTACAAGGGAAGATTGGAGCTAAACTCATAAGACCAAGCTGCAATTTGAGGTGGGAGATTGGACAGTTTTTTAATGGTACACTTGAGATATTACcatcacctccaccaccacaaaTATCATCGCGTCCATCTCTTCCTGCACCAGCACAAG GAACGAAGAGCAACACAGCTCGGATCATTGTCATTACTGTTGTCCCAGCTGTCGGTGCTGTGATACTCGTCATCTGCGTCTGCCTATTCATAAGAACACGAAAgcaaagggaaaaggaaaggattGAAA CTGTAGACGAAATAGAAAGTGCAGAATCATTGCAATTCGCATTCAGCACCATTCGAGATGCAACAGAGGACTTTTCGGAGAAAAATAAGCTGGGACAAGGTGGATTTGGTGCTGTTTACAAG GGTATGCTTGCAGACGGACAAGCTATAGCTGTAAAGAAATTATCAAGTAATTCTGGGCAAGGAGAAGTTGAATTTAAGAATGAGGTACGGCTACTAGCCAAACTTCATCACCGGAATCTTGTTAGGTTACTGGGGTTCTGCTTGGAAGGAACAGAAAAGCTTCTAATCTACGAGTTTGTGCCTAATTCAAGTCTCGATCAATTTATACATG ATCCAAACAAACGATTCATCCTGGATTGGGATAAGCGCTACAAAATCATAGAAGGCATAGCTAGAGGGATTCTGTACCTGCATCAAGATTCTCAGCTCCGGATTATTCATCGTGATCTCAAGCCTAGCAACATTCTGTTAGACGGAAACATGAATGCTAAAATTTCGGATTTTGGAATGGCAAAGTTAATGAAAACTGATCAAACTCATGATGCTGCATCGAGGATCGCTGGAACCTT TGGCTATATTGCTCCAGAGTATGCAAGGCAAAGACAGTTCTCGGTCAAGTCAGATGTGTTTAGTTTTGGAGTGCTAGTCTTGGAGATTGTGAGCGGTCAAAAACCTAGTTTCCGCGATGGAGATGACATAGAGCACCTTATGAGCCAT GCATGGAGACGTTGGAGGGAAGGGGCTGCTTTAGATCTTATAGATCCCATTTTGAGGAACGACTCAACAGCTGCAATGATGAGATGCATCCACATAGGGTTACTCTGCGTTCAAGAAAATGTAGCTGACAGGCCGACAATGGCTTCAGTTGTTCTGATGCTAAGCAACTCTTCTTTTACTTTACAAATACCTTCTAAACCAGCATTTTTTATTAGCAGAAGAACATATCAACCAGCTTCTTCATTGATCAGCTATACTTCAAGGATGACGCAATCCCAGCTTGAGACTGTCCCACCATCGAAGAATGAGATTTCAATTACTGAGTTAGATCCTCGATAA
- the LOC118063400 gene encoding cysteine-rich repeat secretory protein 38 produces the protein MAMLPSKLLLFFSPVFIHLLVLTMAQTNLLQHFCIENHGNFSANSDYKSNLDRLISSFSSDTNNDYGFYTGSFGENIDKAYAISLCRGDKKPETCRSCIKNSSQVLSQLCPNQKEAYIWYDDCMLRYANHTIFNSMEFGPYFWMYNLVNVTDENEFNEVLNALLGRLINSAALGDSRRKFAAGNATAEKSQQTMYALVQCTPDLTQPQCSDCLNRAIKLIPTCCSKRQGGRVVSPSCHFRYEKDPFYDLASTSPPPP, from the coding sequence ATGGCAATGTTACCATCAAAATTGCTCCTCTTTTTTAGTCCTGTTTTCATTCACCTCCTCGTTCTCACCATGGCACAAACAAATCTGCTTCAGCACTTTTGTATAGAAAATCATGGTAACTTCAGTGCTAATAGTGACTACAAATCAAACCTCGATCGCCTTATCTCCTCCTTCTCTTCTGATACAAATAATGATTATGGGTTTTACACTGGCTCCTTTGGCGAAAACATCGACAAAGCTTATGCAATTTCGCTTTGTAGAGGAGATAAAAAGCCTGAAACCTGCCGTAGTTGCATTAAAAATTCCAGCCAAGTGCTCTCACAACTCTGTCCGAACCAAAAGGAGGCCTATATTTGGTATGATGATTGTATGTTGAGGTATGCAAACCATACCATTTTTAACAGTATGGAATTCGGTCCGTACTTTTGGATGTACAACCTGGTTAATGTTACCGACGAAAATGAGTTCAATGAGGTGCTAAATGCCTTGTTAGGCAGACTGATAAATTCTGCAGCGTTAGGTGATTCACGAAGAAAATTTGCAGCAGGAAATGCGACAGCAGAAAAGTCTCAACAAACAATGTATGCACTTGTTCAGTGCACTCCTGATTTGACTCAGCCGCAATGCAGCGATTGCCTGAATCGAGCTATCAAATTGATTCCAACATGCTGTTCTAAGAGGCAAGGAGGGAGGGTGGTTTCACCTAGCTGTCACTTTCGATACGAAAAGGACCCTTTCTATGACCTTGCAAGCACTTCGCCACCGCCACCCTAG
- the LOC118063401 gene encoding cysteine-rich receptor-like protein kinase 29: protein MASSRFLFSVCLLFMKVLAMAQQPSDQPVMLYKDCVGKGNYTTNSTYQANLNQLLTSIYTNTEINNGFYNFSYGQDADTVYSIALCRPDISPDVCRVCIRNASDSLVRLCPNFVEAIGGLDNCMVRYTNRSIFNRMEKGPYFWVYDDRVNVSDVVGFNQSRMTLLGRLSNQAAAGDSRYKYAMDQIDVPKNFQKIYALVQCTPDLSASECRDCLYNASGLIPQCCDARQGGRVIYPSCNFRYEIDRFYDPPTNSIPPPPDSTSNNTVPSPPASTSQGRKGKKRNVIIIIVIVPIAVSVILIVCVCIFLRARKQKEEEEVKDLYEMEDVELFQLDFGTVREATGNFSEDNKLGQGGFGTVYKGTLANGQDIAVKRLSRTSGQGELEFKNEVMLVAKLQHRNLVRLLGFCFEKEERILVYEFLPNSSLNNLIFDPVKRVLLDWETLYKIIEGIARGLLYLHEDSRLRIIHRDLKAANILLDENMNPKISDFGMARMFVMDQAQDSTSRVVGTFGYMAPEYVIRGHFSVKSDVYSFGVLVLEIVSGRKIGGSGIGDDGEDLLTYSWRKWNDGTPLDIIDPTLNIGPRSEIMRCINIGLVCVQENEALRPTMAQVSMMLSNYSVTLAAPSKPAFFMHGETSILPLMNASMLTESDESRTKSPQWSNNEVSISEIDP, encoded by the exons ATGGCTTCTTCAAGATTCCTTTTTTCAGTCTGTCTTCTTTTCATGAAAGTTCTGGCTATGGCACAGCAGCCATCAGACCAGCCTGTAATGTTATATAAAGACTGTGTAGGAAAGGGCAACTACACCACTAACAGTACTTACCAGGCAAATCTCAATCAACTCCTCACCTCTATCTACACCAACACTGAAATAAACAATGGCTTTTACAATTTTTCCTACGGCCAAGACGCCGACACGGTGTATTCAATTGCACTTTGTAGACCGGATATCAGTCCTGATGTCTGCCGTGTTTGCATAAGAAATGCTAGTGATTCCCTGGTAAGACTCTGTCCAAACTTTGTGGAGGCAATCGGAGGGTTAGATAACTGTATGGTACGCTACACAAACCGCTCCATATTTAATCGCATGGAGAAAGGACCTTATTTTTGGGTGTATGATGATCGAGTTAATGTCTCTGATGTAGTCGGGTTCAATCAGTCACGGATGACTTTGTTAGGTAGGCTGAGCAATCAAGCAGCCGCAGGTGATTCTCGTTACAAGTATGCAATGGATCAAATAGATGTCCCGAAgaactttcaaaaaatatatgcacTTGTACAGTGTACTCCTGATTTATCTGCTTCGGAATGCAGGGATTGCCTGTATAATGCTTCAGGACTTATTCCACAGTGTTGTGATGCAAGACAAGGAGGAAGAGTTATTTATCCAAGCTGTAATTTTAGGTATGAAATAGACCGTTTCTATGACCCTCCGACTAATTCAATCCCGCCACCACCAGATTCAACTTCGAATAATACAGTTCCATCACCACCAGCTTCAACTTCACAAG GAAGGAAGGGCAAGAAGAGGaatgtcatcatcatcattgtcatTGTTCCAATAGCTGTTTCTGTGATTCTTATAGTTTGCGTTTGCATCTTCTTAAGAGCCAGGAAGCAGAAGGAGGAAGAGGAAGTTAAAG ATTTATATGAAATGGAAGATGTGGAATTGTTCCAACTTGATTTTGGCACTGTCAGAGAAGCAACAGGTAACTTCTCCGAGGATAACAAACTCGGACAAGGAGGATTTGGCACAGTGTACAAG GGCACACTTGCTAATGGACAAGATATAGCTGTAAAAAGGTTGTCTAGGACATCTGGACAAGGAGAGCTAGAATTCAAGAACGAGGTCATGTTAGTTGCCAAGCTTCAGCATCGGAATCTGGTTAGACTCCTGGGTTTCTGCTTCgagaaagaagaaaggattCTTGTCTATGAGTTTCTCCCCAACTCGAGCCTCAACAACTTGATATTTG ATCCAGTCAAGCGTGTACTTCTAGATTGGGAAACCCTCTACAAAATCATTGAAGGCATTGCAAGGGGTCTTCTTTATCTACATGAAGACTCTCGACTACGGATTATTCATCGTGATCTCAAAGCTGCTAATATTCTGCTAGATGAGAACATGAATCCAAAAATCTCAGATTTTGGAATGGCAAGAATGTTTGTTATGGATCAAGCTCAAGATAGCACGAGTAGAGTAGTTGGGACCTT CGGGTATATGGCTCCAGAATATGTTATCCGTGGACATTTCTCAGTTAAATCAGATGTATATAGCTTCGGTGTCTTAGTTTTAGAAATTGTTAGTGGTCGAAAGATTGGTGGCAGCGGCATAGGAGACGATGGAGAGGACCTTCTAACCTAT TCATGGAGAAAATGGAATGATGGGACACCTTTAGACATAATAGATCCTACCTTGAATATTGGTCCAAGAAGTGAAATTATGAGATGCATCAACATCGGATTAGTTTGTGTTCAGGAAAATGAAGCCCTCAGACCAACTATGGCTCAAGTTTCTATGATGCTTAGTAACTACTCTGTCACTCTCGCAGCACCCTCAAAACCTGCATTTTTTATGCACGGAGAAACGTCGATTCTGCCATTGATGAATGCTTCAATGTTAACTGAGTCGGATGAATCCAGAACTAAATCTCCCCAGTGGTCTAACAATGAGGTTTCCATCTCTGAGATAGACCCTTGA